The Malus domestica chromosome 13, GDT2T_hap1 genome includes a window with the following:
- the LOC103430818 gene encoding protein TIME FOR COFFEE-like isoform X1, whose product MDRNRDARRSAMAAPNGLSRRRHRSGSLRDSPEDDGPVELQETSRVRDRKKDRDRDRERDRDRDRDRDRDRLSRSKRRRGDRLMHGSNREDGGDDSSEESVNDEDEDEDDGGVVGGGGSSIRMLPPNHPSSTASLSSSMLNHRKSFSPVHNLNSNKHFRPLTTLKVTDEMIGVSVPRKARSASTKRSNEWPSSCGVVGDQIHRQASTSPVRPSASLMAGAAPTSPSSSHASVVRKRLKPNGPKLRPPKISSSIKTASSNQDEIEIEIAEVLYGMNRQPQGPTKQEVTITDLIKFESREANNKSTSDAKSRVSSPISNSPCVVPQLTSPFPQNSSSSVTSISAVAPKRKRPRPVKYDDENPAVQNSPISSTAKVVADQPAKVETSGPNLEKDPGSAAENGGSSYDLPHSQAVPASLEAQPESVRPESNAVTKSRPVNDESESRNVKTSKEEPQSPKKEPTGLRLDDKCEEITLTKPNSTVPEVENHREEKFQIDLMAPPERDGEVDFISVDAETELKAVSREDDSKALKTGNNEEVQPANLETEKPKAAVEEAEAADLKKQTSSIVGGKERNFDLQLDLEKTDSISGNKLPQNGAKHNTEKTVQSGSVPLPISVAGWPGGLPPMGRYMAPLQGVVSMDGSTVSSAPLQPPHLLSNQPRPKRCATHCYIARNIFYHQQMSRMNPFWPVAAGSGSLYGGAKHSNPNVLPPELLGNIPGRGVNPAQDKGQGISMFPAQSAKDKTSQAANLVDAAQRKQIVLQQGLPPGAPSNILHGPAFIFPLSQQQTAAAVRPGSVKSPNAAGAALSGAPTSSSLNATAATAAAAPAMSFNYPNMAGNEPQYLAILQNNAYPFAMPAHLGAQPAYRGPHAQAMPYFNGSFYSSQMLHPSQLQQQQQQTPPSQSQQSQQGHPNTTISGGSSSSQKHLQNQQQRPHPSVINGSSGSLQGFPASKNQPSQAIQLQQQQQPQNLHASRQLEPEMGGEDSPSTADSRGSRANMSIYGQNFAMPMHPPNFALMTPPSIVSVSGATGASGSEKKQQQQLQGSKAGVEASQTFAMSFASLNGATAAPGIDLTSMNHAFLQNLPDVRHNYQYMAAQAAQQKKNYRVPEEGKTGGGDSSNVEEERKAMAGKASSTVGHSIAFSRPDVTDTSGSTIPGNNVIDSSARAVNLTSTPVRSSSSAMPAAVIPANAPAPQQQMRNHQQQQQQQQQQMNQLHKQQFSAAVARNKMPTTSNGSVYSDHLPSTSSMAAKFPNALSSFPQNLVQSSTSPTQSPQWKNSARTTTSQVPSSSLASSTSSSLKNLPQKHGRTQQSHTQISFAASTKSSTQSQGLQPASSNQSPSPPVMVGSPTTTTSSMAKSAGGSPRTTSSTSTGNKAGQVSTLSSQQAKNSPTVPSQKSSPVGGRNVPSILGHAHITSSSAGTKPQLHQQHQHQQQQHQHQHQHQHQQQHLSKQLLQQAQLFFSNTYMQPQAPHSNSNTSTQSPSSGYYHGPRRRPEQQQQSQGSSGTSSSGMLSLCPPVTHSNTSTNDPAKAAAAAATNNMKGGNLSSQALMHDQFAAAQSSGPHQLVPVGFPYVHAAVPSTVQVKPAEQKKQPAGE is encoded by the exons ATGGATAGGAATAGAGATGCGAGAAGGTCAGCTATGGCGGCCCCAAATGGCCTGTCACGGCGGAGACACAGAAGTGGCAGCCTCAGAGACTCTCCAG AGGACGATGGTCCGGTGGAGTTGCAAGAGACGTCGAGGGTCAGAGATCGGAAGAAAGATCGAGATCGGGATCGAGAGAGAGACCGAGACCGGGACCGAGACCGCGATAGGGATCGGTTGAGCCGGAGCAAGAGGCGGAGAGGCGATAGGTTGATGCACGGAAGCAATAGAGAAGACGGCGGCGACGATAGTTCCGAGGAGAGTGTGAACGATGAAGACGAGGACGAAGACGACGGAGGTGTAGTCGGCGGCGGTGGGTCGTCAATTCGGATGCTTCCGCCGAACCACCCATCGTCAACGGCATCTCTGTCGTCGTCGATGTTAAATCACCGGAAGAGCTTCTCGCCGGTTCATAATCTTAATAGCAACAAGCATTTCAGGCCGCTCACGACTTTGAAGGTCACCGACGAGATGATTGGCGTTTCGGTGCCCCGAAAAGCACGGTCAG cgTCGACGAAGAGGTCTAACGAATGGCCTTCAAGTTGCGGTGTTGTCGGAGACCAAATTCACCGCCAGGCTTCGACATCGCCTGTTCGGCCAAGCGCGTCGTTGATGGCTGGCGCGGCTCCGACTTCGCCTTCTTCTTCTCACGCCTCGGTGGTCCGGAAGAGGCTG AAGCCAAACGGACCCAAACTTCGGCCGCCGAAGATATCGTCGTCGATCAAGACGGCGTCGTCTAATCAGGATGAGATAGAAATAGAGATCGCGGAGGTGTTGTACGGGATGAATAGGCAGCCGCAGGGGCCGACGAAGCAAGAAGTTACCATCACCGATTTGATTAAGTTCGAATCCAGAGAAGCCAACAACAAATCTACCAGCGACGCCAAATCAAGAGTTTCGTCGCCGATCTCGAACTCGCCGTGTGTGGTTCCTCAGTTGACGTCGCCCTTCCCTCAGAATTCTAGCTCCTCTGTCACTTCCATTTCCGCCGTGG CACCCAAGAGGAAAAGACCGCGACCCGTGAAGTATGACGACGAGAACCCGGCAGTTCAAAACAGTCCCATTTCTTCTACGGCCAAAGTGGTGGCTGATCAGCCTGCTAAGGTTGAGACTTCCGGTCCGAATTTGGAAAAAGACCCAGGATCTGCAGCTGAAAATGGCGGGTCTTCGTATGATTTGCCCCACTCTCAAGCTGTTCCGGCATCGCTGGAGGCTCAGCCGGAGTCAGTTAGGCCGGAGAGCAACGCGGTGACAAAGTCAAGGCCAGTGAACGATGAATCGGAGAGTCGAAATGTTAAAACGAGCAAGGAAGAACCTCAATCTCCCAAGAAGGAACCTACTGGCCTTAGATTGGATGATAAATGTGAAGAAATCACACTGACGAAACC gaATTCAACAGTCCCAGAGGTTGAAAACCACCGAGAAGAAAAGTTCCAGATAGATCTGATG GCTCCTCCAGAAAGGGATGGTGAAGTTGATTTTATCTCCGTAGATGCAGAAACG GAATTAAAAGCTGTAAGCAGAGAAGATGACAGCAAAGCTCTGAAAACTGGCAACAATGAAGAAGTGCAGCCTGCAAATTTGGAAACTGAGAAGCCAAAAGCAGCCGTGGAAGAAGCAGAAGCAGCTGATTTGAAAAAGCAGACTTCTTCCATTGTTGGTGGGAAAGAAAGGAATTTTGATCTGCAGCTTGATTTGGAGAAGACTGATAGTATTAGTGGAAACAAGCTGCCCCAAAATGGTGCTAAGCATAACACCGAGAAAACTG TGCAATCGGGCTCTGTACCTTTGCCGATATCTGTAGCCGGTTGGCCGGGCGGGCTTCCTCCAATGGG CAGATATATGGCGCCTTTACAAGGAGTTGTATCCATGGATGGGAGCACCGTTTCTTCAGCTCCGTTACAA CCGCCGCATTTGCTTTCTAATCAACCTCGGCCAAAGAGGTGCGCAACCCATTGCTACATTGCGAGGAATATATTCTATCACCAGCAAATGTCGAGGATGAATCCTTTCTGGCCGGTAGCAGCTGGTTCGGGATCTCTGTATGGGGGAGCCAAGCACAGCAATCCCAATGTATTACCTCCAGAATTGCTTGGCAATATTCCAGGTAGAGGGGTGAATCCTGCACAGGACAAGGGGCAGGGGATTTCTATGTTTCCTGCTCAATCTGCGAAGGACAAAACTTCACAAGCAGCAAACCTTGTGGATGCTGCGCAGAGAAAGCAAATCGTGCTCCAGCAAGGTCTGCCTCCTGGGGCACCTAGTAATATTTTG CATGGTCCTGCTTTCATTTTCCCATTGAGCCAGCAGCAGACAGCTGCTGCTGTTCGACCAGGGTCTGTGAAGTCTCCTAATGCTGCTGGTGCGGCTTTGTCCGGTGCACCTACCTCCTCTTCATTGAATGCGACAGCTGCAACCGCTGCTGCAGCTCCAGCAATGAGTTTCAACTACCCAAATATGGCTGGAAATGAACCCCAGTATTTGGCAATTTTGCAGAACAACGCATATCCATTTGCAATGCCGGCTCATTTAGGAGCACAGCCAGCCTACAGAGGACCCCATGCTCAAGCAATGCCTTATTTTAACGGGTCTTTCTATTCTTCTCAAATGCTCCATCCTTCCCAACTacaacagcagcagcaacaaaCACCGCCGTCTCAATCACAGCAAAGTCAACAAGGTCATCCAAACACTACTATTTCAGGTGGTTCTTCGTCGTCCCAGAAGCATTTGCAAAATCAGCAGCAGAGACCACATCCAAGTGTTATCAATGGCAGCAGCGGGAGCTTGCAAGGCTTTCCTGCCTCAAAAAACCAACCTTCGCAAGCAATACagctgcagcagcagcagcaaccgcAGAATCTGCATGCTTCGCGTCAACTTGAACCTGAAATGGGTGGCGAAGACAGCCCGTCAACTGCTGATAGTCGTGGCTCTCGTGCGAACATGAGTATTTATGGTCAGAATTTTGCAATGCCAATGCACCCGCCAAACTTTGCTTTGATGACACCTCCTTCAATTGTAAGTGTCAGCGGTGCAACAGGTGCCAGTGGTAGTGAaaagaagcagcagcagcagctacAGGGTTCAAAGGCTGGGGTTGAAGCATCCCAAACTTTCGCCATGTCTTTTGCTTCCTTAAATGGTGCTACCGCTGCTCCTGGCATTGACCTAACATCAATGAATCATGCATTTCTCCAGAACCTTCCAGATGTTAGGCACAACTATCAGTACATGGCTGCGCAAGCTGCACAACAGAAGAAGAATTATCGTGTTCCAGAAGAAGGGAAAACTGGAGGAGGGGATTCCTCTAATGTGGAAGAGGAAAGAAAGGCTATGGCGGGGAAAGCTTCATCAACTGTTGGACACTCCATTGCTTTTTCCAGGCCAGATGTCACTGATACATCTGGTTCTACAATACCAGGCAACAATGTGATTGATAGTTCAGCAAGAGCTGTTAACCTCACCTCTACTCCTGTCCGATCGTCCAGTTCTGCTATGCCAGCTGCTGTCATCCCTGCAAATGCACCAGCACCCCAGCAACAAATGCGGAATCAccagcaacagcagcagcagcagcagcagcagatgaATCAGCTTCATAAGCAGCAATTTTCTGCGGCTGTAGCTCGAAACAAAATGCCAACGACGAGTAATGGCAGCGTGTACTCTGATCACCTCCCTTCAACCTCTTCTATGGCTGCGAAATTTCCTAATGCTCTATCCTCATTCCCCCAAAACCTTGTCCAAAGCAGCACCAGTCCAACTCAATCTCCACAGTGGAAGAATTCTGCAAGGACAACCACTTCCCAAGTTCCTTCATCATCTCTGGCCTCGTCAACCTCATCGTCCCTCAAAAACCTCCCTCAGAAGCACGGGCGGACACAACAAAGCCACACACAGATTTCATTTGCTGCCAGCACGAAGTCTTCAACCCAATCTCAAGGGTTACAGCCTGCCAGTAGCAATCAGTCTCCATCTCCTCCGGTAATGGTGGGTTCACCCACAACCACAACCTCATCAATGGCTAAGAGTGCTGGTGGAAGCCCCAGGACAACTAGTTCGACTTCCACAGGAAATAAAGCTGGCCAAGTATCGACTTTGTCATCTCAGCAGGCCAAGAACTCACCAACAGTGCCCAGTCAGAAGTCGTCTCCTGTTGGTGGGAGGAATGTCCCTTCGATCCTAGGCCACGCCCATATTACGTCTTCGAGCGCTGGTACTAAGCCACAATTGCATCAGCAGCATCAGCATCAACAGCAACAACATCAACATCAGCACCAGCACCAGCACCAGCAACAACATTTATCTAAGCAATTGCTTCAGCAAGCGCAGTTGTTCTTCTCTAATACCTACATGCAGCCCCAAGCTCCACATTCCAATAGTAACACCTCTACTCAATCTCCTTCAAGTGGGTATTACCATGGTCCAAGACGCCGACCTGAGCAACAGCAGCAGTCACAAGGCTCATCTGGGACTTCCTCGAGTGGGATGTTGTCACTCTGCCCTCCCGTTACACATTCTAATACGAGCACCAATGATCCTGCAAAGGCGGCAGCTGCTGCAGCTACCAACAACATGAAAGGCGGTAACTTATCCTCGCAGGCTCTTATGCATGATCAGTTTGCTGCAGCACAATCCTCCGGGCCACACCAGCTTGTACCTGTAGGCTTCCCTTATGTACATGCTGCTGTTCCTAGTACGGTCCAGGTAAAACCGGCAGAACAGAAGAAACAACCCGCCGGTGAGTAG
- the LOC103430818 gene encoding protein TIME FOR COFFEE-like isoform X2, with protein sequence MDRNRDARRSAMAAPNGLSRRRHRSGSLRDSPEDDGPVELQETSRVRDRKKDRDRDRERDRDRDRDRDRDRLSRSKRRRGDRLMHGSNREDGGDDSSEESVNDEDEDEDDGGVVGGGGSSIRMLPPNHPSSTASLSSSMLNHRKSFSPVHNLNSNKHFRPLTTLKVTDEMIGVSVPRKARSASTKRSNEWPSSCGVVGDQIHRQASTSPVRPSASLMAGAAPTSPSSSHASVVRKRLKPNGPKLRPPKISSSIKTASSNQDEIEIEIAEVLYGMNRQPQGPTKQEVTITDLIKFESREANNKSTSDAKSRVSSPISNSPCVVPQLTSPFPQNSSSSVTSISAVAPKRKRPRPVKYDDENPAVQNSPISSTAKVVADQPAKVETSGPNLEKDPGSAAENGGSSYDLPHSQAVPASLEAQPESVRPESNAVTKSRPVNDESESRNVKTSKEEPQSPKKEPTGLRLDDKCEEITLTKPNSTVPEVENHREEKFQIDLMAPPERDGEVDFISVDAETELKAVSREDDSKALKTGNNEEVQPANLETEKPKAAVEEAEAADLKKQTSSIVGGKERNFDLQLDLEKTDSISGNKLPQNGAKHNTEKTVQSGSVPLPISVAGWPGGLPPMGYMAPLQGVVSMDGSTVSSAPLQPPHLLSNQPRPKRCATHCYIARNIFYHQQMSRMNPFWPVAAGSGSLYGGAKHSNPNVLPPELLGNIPGRGVNPAQDKGQGISMFPAQSAKDKTSQAANLVDAAQRKQIVLQQGLPPGAPSNILHGPAFIFPLSQQQTAAAVRPGSVKSPNAAGAALSGAPTSSSLNATAATAAAAPAMSFNYPNMAGNEPQYLAILQNNAYPFAMPAHLGAQPAYRGPHAQAMPYFNGSFYSSQMLHPSQLQQQQQQTPPSQSQQSQQGHPNTTISGGSSSSQKHLQNQQQRPHPSVINGSSGSLQGFPASKNQPSQAIQLQQQQQPQNLHASRQLEPEMGGEDSPSTADSRGSRANMSIYGQNFAMPMHPPNFALMTPPSIVSVSGATGASGSEKKQQQQLQGSKAGVEASQTFAMSFASLNGATAAPGIDLTSMNHAFLQNLPDVRHNYQYMAAQAAQQKKNYRVPEEGKTGGGDSSNVEEERKAMAGKASSTVGHSIAFSRPDVTDTSGSTIPGNNVIDSSARAVNLTSTPVRSSSSAMPAAVIPANAPAPQQQMRNHQQQQQQQQQQMNQLHKQQFSAAVARNKMPTTSNGSVYSDHLPSTSSMAAKFPNALSSFPQNLVQSSTSPTQSPQWKNSARTTTSQVPSSSLASSTSSSLKNLPQKHGRTQQSHTQISFAASTKSSTQSQGLQPASSNQSPSPPVMVGSPTTTTSSMAKSAGGSPRTTSSTSTGNKAGQVSTLSSQQAKNSPTVPSQKSSPVGGRNVPSILGHAHITSSSAGTKPQLHQQHQHQQQQHQHQHQHQHQQQHLSKQLLQQAQLFFSNTYMQPQAPHSNSNTSTQSPSSGYYHGPRRRPEQQQQSQGSSGTSSSGMLSLCPPVTHSNTSTNDPAKAAAAAATNNMKGGNLSSQALMHDQFAAAQSSGPHQLVPVGFPYVHAAVPSTVQVKPAEQKKQPAGE encoded by the exons ATGGATAGGAATAGAGATGCGAGAAGGTCAGCTATGGCGGCCCCAAATGGCCTGTCACGGCGGAGACACAGAAGTGGCAGCCTCAGAGACTCTCCAG AGGACGATGGTCCGGTGGAGTTGCAAGAGACGTCGAGGGTCAGAGATCGGAAGAAAGATCGAGATCGGGATCGAGAGAGAGACCGAGACCGGGACCGAGACCGCGATAGGGATCGGTTGAGCCGGAGCAAGAGGCGGAGAGGCGATAGGTTGATGCACGGAAGCAATAGAGAAGACGGCGGCGACGATAGTTCCGAGGAGAGTGTGAACGATGAAGACGAGGACGAAGACGACGGAGGTGTAGTCGGCGGCGGTGGGTCGTCAATTCGGATGCTTCCGCCGAACCACCCATCGTCAACGGCATCTCTGTCGTCGTCGATGTTAAATCACCGGAAGAGCTTCTCGCCGGTTCATAATCTTAATAGCAACAAGCATTTCAGGCCGCTCACGACTTTGAAGGTCACCGACGAGATGATTGGCGTTTCGGTGCCCCGAAAAGCACGGTCAG cgTCGACGAAGAGGTCTAACGAATGGCCTTCAAGTTGCGGTGTTGTCGGAGACCAAATTCACCGCCAGGCTTCGACATCGCCTGTTCGGCCAAGCGCGTCGTTGATGGCTGGCGCGGCTCCGACTTCGCCTTCTTCTTCTCACGCCTCGGTGGTCCGGAAGAGGCTG AAGCCAAACGGACCCAAACTTCGGCCGCCGAAGATATCGTCGTCGATCAAGACGGCGTCGTCTAATCAGGATGAGATAGAAATAGAGATCGCGGAGGTGTTGTACGGGATGAATAGGCAGCCGCAGGGGCCGACGAAGCAAGAAGTTACCATCACCGATTTGATTAAGTTCGAATCCAGAGAAGCCAACAACAAATCTACCAGCGACGCCAAATCAAGAGTTTCGTCGCCGATCTCGAACTCGCCGTGTGTGGTTCCTCAGTTGACGTCGCCCTTCCCTCAGAATTCTAGCTCCTCTGTCACTTCCATTTCCGCCGTGG CACCCAAGAGGAAAAGACCGCGACCCGTGAAGTATGACGACGAGAACCCGGCAGTTCAAAACAGTCCCATTTCTTCTACGGCCAAAGTGGTGGCTGATCAGCCTGCTAAGGTTGAGACTTCCGGTCCGAATTTGGAAAAAGACCCAGGATCTGCAGCTGAAAATGGCGGGTCTTCGTATGATTTGCCCCACTCTCAAGCTGTTCCGGCATCGCTGGAGGCTCAGCCGGAGTCAGTTAGGCCGGAGAGCAACGCGGTGACAAAGTCAAGGCCAGTGAACGATGAATCGGAGAGTCGAAATGTTAAAACGAGCAAGGAAGAACCTCAATCTCCCAAGAAGGAACCTACTGGCCTTAGATTGGATGATAAATGTGAAGAAATCACACTGACGAAACC gaATTCAACAGTCCCAGAGGTTGAAAACCACCGAGAAGAAAAGTTCCAGATAGATCTGATG GCTCCTCCAGAAAGGGATGGTGAAGTTGATTTTATCTCCGTAGATGCAGAAACG GAATTAAAAGCTGTAAGCAGAGAAGATGACAGCAAAGCTCTGAAAACTGGCAACAATGAAGAAGTGCAGCCTGCAAATTTGGAAACTGAGAAGCCAAAAGCAGCCGTGGAAGAAGCAGAAGCAGCTGATTTGAAAAAGCAGACTTCTTCCATTGTTGGTGGGAAAGAAAGGAATTTTGATCTGCAGCTTGATTTGGAGAAGACTGATAGTATTAGTGGAAACAAGCTGCCCCAAAATGGTGCTAAGCATAACACCGAGAAAACTG TGCAATCGGGCTCTGTACCTTTGCCGATATCTGTAGCCGGTTGGCCGGGCGGGCTTCCTCCAATGGG ATATATGGCGCCTTTACAAGGAGTTGTATCCATGGATGGGAGCACCGTTTCTTCAGCTCCGTTACAA CCGCCGCATTTGCTTTCTAATCAACCTCGGCCAAAGAGGTGCGCAACCCATTGCTACATTGCGAGGAATATATTCTATCACCAGCAAATGTCGAGGATGAATCCTTTCTGGCCGGTAGCAGCTGGTTCGGGATCTCTGTATGGGGGAGCCAAGCACAGCAATCCCAATGTATTACCTCCAGAATTGCTTGGCAATATTCCAGGTAGAGGGGTGAATCCTGCACAGGACAAGGGGCAGGGGATTTCTATGTTTCCTGCTCAATCTGCGAAGGACAAAACTTCACAAGCAGCAAACCTTGTGGATGCTGCGCAGAGAAAGCAAATCGTGCTCCAGCAAGGTCTGCCTCCTGGGGCACCTAGTAATATTTTG CATGGTCCTGCTTTCATTTTCCCATTGAGCCAGCAGCAGACAGCTGCTGCTGTTCGACCAGGGTCTGTGAAGTCTCCTAATGCTGCTGGTGCGGCTTTGTCCGGTGCACCTACCTCCTCTTCATTGAATGCGACAGCTGCAACCGCTGCTGCAGCTCCAGCAATGAGTTTCAACTACCCAAATATGGCTGGAAATGAACCCCAGTATTTGGCAATTTTGCAGAACAACGCATATCCATTTGCAATGCCGGCTCATTTAGGAGCACAGCCAGCCTACAGAGGACCCCATGCTCAAGCAATGCCTTATTTTAACGGGTCTTTCTATTCTTCTCAAATGCTCCATCCTTCCCAACTacaacagcagcagcaacaaaCACCGCCGTCTCAATCACAGCAAAGTCAACAAGGTCATCCAAACACTACTATTTCAGGTGGTTCTTCGTCGTCCCAGAAGCATTTGCAAAATCAGCAGCAGAGACCACATCCAAGTGTTATCAATGGCAGCAGCGGGAGCTTGCAAGGCTTTCCTGCCTCAAAAAACCAACCTTCGCAAGCAATACagctgcagcagcagcagcaaccgcAGAATCTGCATGCTTCGCGTCAACTTGAACCTGAAATGGGTGGCGAAGACAGCCCGTCAACTGCTGATAGTCGTGGCTCTCGTGCGAACATGAGTATTTATGGTCAGAATTTTGCAATGCCAATGCACCCGCCAAACTTTGCTTTGATGACACCTCCTTCAATTGTAAGTGTCAGCGGTGCAACAGGTGCCAGTGGTAGTGAaaagaagcagcagcagcagctacAGGGTTCAAAGGCTGGGGTTGAAGCATCCCAAACTTTCGCCATGTCTTTTGCTTCCTTAAATGGTGCTACCGCTGCTCCTGGCATTGACCTAACATCAATGAATCATGCATTTCTCCAGAACCTTCCAGATGTTAGGCACAACTATCAGTACATGGCTGCGCAAGCTGCACAACAGAAGAAGAATTATCGTGTTCCAGAAGAAGGGAAAACTGGAGGAGGGGATTCCTCTAATGTGGAAGAGGAAAGAAAGGCTATGGCGGGGAAAGCTTCATCAACTGTTGGACACTCCATTGCTTTTTCCAGGCCAGATGTCACTGATACATCTGGTTCTACAATACCAGGCAACAATGTGATTGATAGTTCAGCAAGAGCTGTTAACCTCACCTCTACTCCTGTCCGATCGTCCAGTTCTGCTATGCCAGCTGCTGTCATCCCTGCAAATGCACCAGCACCCCAGCAACAAATGCGGAATCAccagcaacagcagcagcagcagcagcagcagatgaATCAGCTTCATAAGCAGCAATTTTCTGCGGCTGTAGCTCGAAACAAAATGCCAACGACGAGTAATGGCAGCGTGTACTCTGATCACCTCCCTTCAACCTCTTCTATGGCTGCGAAATTTCCTAATGCTCTATCCTCATTCCCCCAAAACCTTGTCCAAAGCAGCACCAGTCCAACTCAATCTCCACAGTGGAAGAATTCTGCAAGGACAACCACTTCCCAAGTTCCTTCATCATCTCTGGCCTCGTCAACCTCATCGTCCCTCAAAAACCTCCCTCAGAAGCACGGGCGGACACAACAAAGCCACACACAGATTTCATTTGCTGCCAGCACGAAGTCTTCAACCCAATCTCAAGGGTTACAGCCTGCCAGTAGCAATCAGTCTCCATCTCCTCCGGTAATGGTGGGTTCACCCACAACCACAACCTCATCAATGGCTAAGAGTGCTGGTGGAAGCCCCAGGACAACTAGTTCGACTTCCACAGGAAATAAAGCTGGCCAAGTATCGACTTTGTCATCTCAGCAGGCCAAGAACTCACCAACAGTGCCCAGTCAGAAGTCGTCTCCTGTTGGTGGGAGGAATGTCCCTTCGATCCTAGGCCACGCCCATATTACGTCTTCGAGCGCTGGTACTAAGCCACAATTGCATCAGCAGCATCAGCATCAACAGCAACAACATCAACATCAGCACCAGCACCAGCACCAGCAACAACATTTATCTAAGCAATTGCTTCAGCAAGCGCAGTTGTTCTTCTCTAATACCTACATGCAGCCCCAAGCTCCACATTCCAATAGTAACACCTCTACTCAATCTCCTTCAAGTGGGTATTACCATGGTCCAAGACGCCGACCTGAGCAACAGCAGCAGTCACAAGGCTCATCTGGGACTTCCTCGAGTGGGATGTTGTCACTCTGCCCTCCCGTTACACATTCTAATACGAGCACCAATGATCCTGCAAAGGCGGCAGCTGCTGCAGCTACCAACAACATGAAAGGCGGTAACTTATCCTCGCAGGCTCTTATGCATGATCAGTTTGCTGCAGCACAATCCTCCGGGCCACACCAGCTTGTACCTGTAGGCTTCCCTTATGTACATGCTGCTGTTCCTAGTACGGTCCAGGTAAAACCGGCAGAACAGAAGAAACAACCCGCCGGTGAGTAG